The Phalacrocorax aristotelis chromosome 2, bGulAri2.1, whole genome shotgun sequence region ttattATACTTTCATTGAACATTAGTAATGGTGACTTTCCTCCCTTGCAACCCCCTTTCTTAAAATTTCAGTTGCTGAAGGGCGCAGTAAGTACTGTGATGCTGTTTTACTCTTGTTGCTTCACAgtttgatgatgatgatgacgacCACAGCGATGTGtggaatttattttcacagcatttcaTGAACAGTGACACTCTCATTTGTTAATGTATCTCATCACTGCAGTGTTGTTATTTTGCATAATTGTTCTATCTAATTTATTCAAGGGGCCTGACATGTTATGGTCTCTTAAGTATGCGCCTCTAGGACTTGAGGTTGTTGCCATATGGTGAGATAGTGCTGCATGACAACCTTTCAGCAACTGAAGAATTCAACAGCGAAATAAATACCATAATTTTAAGTGTTCAGTGAAATCTCACACTTACCACTTTGACTTGTCTTTTTCCCCTTGATGCCAAGATGACCACTGCTTGCAGACAAGCTGGGTTGAAACAGTTGTTCCAGTATTGCACTGTTGGAAATGGGCTGATGATTTTTAGTCATATTTGTATGTGTAACTTCATGTTCAAGTGCACTGTCAGAGTTCACTTTAACTTCAGAAGTCTCTAGGGGTGGTTCTTGTACTGAGACTTATAACTGGGTAGCAgtgatttataaaaaaaaaatccaggtttgATACAAGATCAGAGAAAAGTGAGTAGAAATAAGAAATTTGAAGATCCGTGTtacactgaacaaaaaaaaaaatttcagtttagACCTGGGTACTAAGAAAACGTGACCATTCAGGTGGAACTGAAGTGCAGgcttttttcagcagcaaaactaaACAACTTTTTGCCTAGTTTGTGTCATCAGTCCGTAAGATGGACATGAGTACTTTGCCATTCAAGACAGACACTCATGTATATTCACtgttttatatgaaaatgtGACTTAGAAGTGTTAACGTGGTTTTGTCCATGAAATAAGATACACCCAAGTAACATTACAGATGAGAGCTCTAAAACTTGGGTGTCTTTATGCTCCTCTTGGTTAAAAAGCAATAGATGATCAAATCTCTGCTCGTCCATACTGTGGATCTGGAAGAGAAAAGGTACTTAAGGGATTAGCTGAGAGCTGAAAATAAAGTAACAGACAACATCTGTGAAATCGTTATCAAGAATCCAGTGAAGCTCTTTATTCCAAGGTCTGGTTCATGTTCTTTCTGATCTGCTAGCATCTTACGTTTTCATCTCTTCAGCTGATTTACCATTTGTCTGGCGTACATGAATGCTGAAGTTGGGAGTAGAGATATTACAATGATTTTTCTCCAAGTAAATTTGCCTTGCTACAGCCgtaaatttataattttatgtGTATACAGAGCctcatatataatttttttcttctttatttttttgctagGAAGAGGGATCTGTAGGcctatttgattttttttttttcttttggttttcaatTTTATCACTTTTTATCTTTGGTGTGCTTCACAGTCTTTAACTTCAAAGTGTCATTGCAACGATGCAGCTGCTTAATGGATtaatacatttaatattttcctcctAAGAGCCATATTTCTTCTATGCATCTGTAATTGGatcatgctgctgctgtccctAACGCAAACACCGGGTTTTATATTCACCGTACACCTGAGCACATGCTTACTTGGTAATCTTAATTTATGTTCCGGATTTATTGAAACCGAATtgtattttgcacatttttttgtgCTTGAATTTTATTGTAAAAGACATGTGAGGGGAGATGCCGTCATGCACCTCTGCTGCACCAAGCTTTTGGATTCAGGCTGGGTCTTTGTATCCCACCGCTGCACGTCTCGAATATTAGATTTATAGTACTTCAGAGCCCAGCTCCAGGGCGACATATAAAGATATCAAAGATTTGGCGGGGGGAATTGATTTTGTGGCAAGGGTTACTTGTTGCTGCTCTCTCCGCTTTCCTGCAGGCGTGGCCTTTATTTTCCGTGCTGGTAGTGGTTATGTTCTGcggctgctgcagagcaccGCGCATCCCATCTCTCACTCTGCAGGCAGGCGGGAGGTGAGTAATTTTGCATTGTTGCTGCATCTTGAAGGattcccctttcctctcccacaCTACCTTGGCCCCTTTAGGAAGATTTTCATCTATTAAACTTTCCCTTCTCTGTTGGAAGAACTAAATCTTTTTCAGCGTTTCCAGGCTGGTGATCTAATTTGACAGCTCGTCGGTGATGTCTATTCCACTTCAAAGAGGCAGGTAGCCTCGGGCTAGCCAGCTGCATTGTGGATTCTGCAGATTTGGCTTGCTGTTCCTGCTGGGTGTCATCTGTCTTCTTAGTCTTGCGGTGGATAATTTTTGTCCTCCCTAGCATCATCTGCCTGAGCAGTTTCTGCCTGGCAGGCCTGTCCGTCCAGGTTGAGCATCAAATACAGTAGCCGCACAGCTAATCTGACAAGGCACTCCTCCAAACAGCGCAGCCCCAGGCCTGCTTTGGCCAGCATCGGCATCGCGGCCCGCAAACTTCCAGCCATCACGATCGAGGTCTCGGTCTCCCATCACGGGTGCAGCCCATGGACTTATTCTGCTGGCGCAAAGTATGTCCCCCGCCTTGCCCTCTTAAGGGCCGTCGCTCTGATTCCTACCGTCTCAGCAGACGTCTGCCTCAACAGGTTTGGGTTTCCCTGCCTGTTGCCGGCATTTGACTCGTACACCGCCACTTGGATGAAACAATCCTTTAGTGGATTATCATTGCTAGACAGCCTGTGGGGGAAATGACAGGACTCGGCACGTTCATCTGAAGATTTTGCAATTCAGAGTGCTGCTAACGCTAATGGGAAGTGGCAGGGTGATCCCTAAAAGAGAAAGCGGGTTCCATTGCACGGCAAAAGTGACAGAGGTTGTTTAGCCTATCTTCCAAAAAAATACATGATGACTACATATGTTGATTTTCATCCTCCAAGCCATAGctatttccatatttttgtgACTTGATGACTACTTCCTACAAACTGACAGGTTAGGGCTCCACAAGTATTGTCTTTTTATAGCCATCACCTCTTTAAGTcctccttaatttttttaaatatgttttgagACTAAGCTTGACAGGGCAGTGAGAGTaagcggggggggggaacagGCATAAATCCAGCAAATCAAGCATAttcttgaagggaaaaaaaaccaaaacccacagtATTCAAATGAAGACGAGAAACGGTTTCAGGACAGTAGTCCTAGAAACCGATGCACTTATCTATCACAGGATTTGCCCTTGTTGCTGCCCGTAATTCCAACCTGACATAATTTATGATGTAAAAAACTCTTTCTTAGAAATGCGGTACTTATAAACCCCCTTCACTACTGGATTTCCTCCTTAGCAAATAAAACGATAGCTAGAGCATCAGGCTTAGAGAGGGAAATAACTGTCTGAGAGCAAGACCAGGAAAGGATGGCAGCTAGACTGGAAAGGgataaaattaacatttgaaCAATGTTACTCCTAATTATTAGTGATAATCAAGCCAGCTGGAATATCCTCCAGATATTATTAATATATGAGCACTAATCTAATTTACTGGTGATTGTCAAGTGCTTACGTGCTTTTGTTCCAAGtggaaaagtggaaaaatataaacactAATCTATAGGTTGCAAGAGATGGTTactctggggagaaaaaaaaaatgtgaaagggaactattttttaataacGAATCTTATCTCTGCCTCTTTAACATAATATTTACAGACTATGTAACAGTGAAGGAATGAAACACTGGTTTTGATTATATATTTATGCTAAAGTTAATAACAACTTTAGTTGAAGTATTGAACACTTCCCAATGTCAGATTTATTATTTAATCATATTTTAACCATATTTTGAGTGATTTTGGGGGAGAGTGTTCCAACAAAACCATTCATTTTCAAGGCTGTGTTTAGAAGATTACAtgtactgtaaaaaaaaaaaaattatagtaatTTCAGTGAGCAGTTTCAGTGCTTTGACAATGAGACAAAGAATTTAATAATCATTCTGTGTGTCTGCTGTAATAGCTtcacacaataaaaaaagaaggttgttggggtttgtttgtttgtttatttgtttctgttttctcatgCAGGCAATTGCTCCTACTTATAAAAGCTGTGCGAGTAGAACATAAGCAGAACTAATTTCTAACAAATAAATATGTACTAATTCTGTTTTCTACTAATAAGATAGTAATTGTTCCAGCTAACCGGCTCCTTTCAAGTATTCAGGTCAGGCCACTGTAGGTTGCCGCAGATCAGTTTGTTCCTTCATAGAGCGAGCAGCGCAGTACGTCTTGCAAGCAAGAAGGATGTGCAAGAAAACCGAACTATAGATGCAATGAATTAAACAAGGTCCAACTGTTCTAAAAGTTATTAAGTATATgtagcatattaaaaaaaaaaatcccagatgaAAGTTAATATACTTTATGACGGCGGAAGTATATTGAAAATATCGTAACGCTCCCAcatggttttaaaagaaatgtagagGGACTTTAactcttttttgcctttttatttgttttaatagttATGAAATAGAGTAGTGCTGTGCATTTTTCTAGACCCGCACGGGGAAGCAgcggccctgcccgccgccgtTACCGCTGCAACGGCCGGCGCAGGGTAATGACCTCACCCCTCGGAGCGGGGCGAGGCGGAAGTTGGGCGGGCGGTTGAGGAAgggccgggccgccgccggAGCGGGGCGCTGGGCACTATGAGCGGGGCTGTCACCGCATCCCCCGGCCGCAGCGGGgcggccccgctgcccgcccACAGGAGGCGGGAGGCCCTGGCGGCCGGGTCCCCGATTCAGCCCATCATTAAGGGTAAGGAACGGGAGCGGCCCAGCTCGGTACTGGGCGCCGAGCCCGCTGTGGTACGGCGGTGGACGGGCACGTGCCCGGGCCGTTAGCGGGACTGCGGGTCCTGAGGGGATGCTCGCGTCCCTGTTCCTGTGGCGTAGCGGGTCCCCTCCGCTGCCCACTCTGGAGCTGCCCGCCCCTCCGCCGGCCCGCCAGGCCCTCCGGGGTTCGAGCCTGGGCAGCCGGGAAGCCAAGCGGCTTCGTCTCTTGGCGTCGGAAACTTGTGTCCCTGCGTGGCTTTTTTTCGGGGAGCTGAAGCTGCCCCCGAGTCCTGCTGCTGGCGCCAAGTTTCCTGGGAGGTCGTTTGACTTGGTCACCCAAGCACCTGCCTTTTGTCCTGGTGATTCTGTACTCAAAGCGTTTCAACCTGGAAGTATTTTAGCCTATGCTTGTATTTAACATGCCATTcacaaaatttgaaataatcATTCTgcgttttgttttttttttttttttccaatgggaTGGGATTCAGGGTGTTGAACAAATACACCTGATCCAGTAGAGAGGGAGAGCTACAGGTAGGAATAAACGGCAGGGGACAGGAGAAAAAGTAGGGCTGTTCCTTTAGATGGCGTTGCCAGTTCAGTATCAGCTTAAAGTGCTTCTTGGAGCGGCACTGTATATTTCTTGAAATAGTCTTTAAATGCTCTGCTATTTAAATTTAAtgggctttttcttctgtatgacATCCAACCCTTTTTCTCATACATGTATATGTTATAAATACCCTTTTTCAAGAGGAGGTTTCAAGTCTTTGGCCCTGGAATACAAGAAAATGCTATCAGTTTTCCTTTGTAGTGAGCTTTCCTCTTGTCTCTCGCTGCAGAAAACTCCCACATCATAAGCTGTGAATCTCTGTTGATATGCAGCCTTTAGTTCTGCCCTGCCTCAAATTGTTACTACCATTAACAGTCAAGATATGGAGGCTGtactgaggaggaggaggattgaGACAGAGGGTACCAAGAGACAGAGGAGAACATTCACCCTCACAGAAAGGTGTCTGTGGTCCCTGGAATATTGATTCACTGCATTTTATCTAAGTTGGTGGTTTGCTGAATAGATAGGATAGCCAATAAATAGCATTCTGGTGCTCTTTTGATTTTGTGTGTATTTGGTGAGCAGACGTGCCTCTTGCATCAAAGTAATGTGTGCTACCTTGTGTTGTGTAGCCTAGTGTGGAGTGTGAGAGAAAAACTAAAAATCTGACTTTCATTAATCTTCTAGATGTTGGGGAAATCTATTCAAGACTACTGGATCACAGACCAGTAATTCAGGGAGAAATACGTTACTTTGTTAAAGAATTTGAAGTAAGTATTCATATCTTATTGGGTGCTGTAACCTTCACAGTCTGAGACTTTAAACAATCATAGCATCTTTTTAGAAATTATGTGTGTGATTTGCTTGAGAAAGACTTAACATGCATTTCTTGCCCAAAACGACTAACACACCTATAGTATATGTCTACGTCTCTAGTAAACAAGGCAGTAAtttaggttttaattttaaaagttttgaaaagggcataaatgcttttttctgctAAAGACTGGCAGGATTAATGATGTGGGAGAATGTTGTAGTCCTAACATCTTAGAGAAGTCTAGTCGGTTCAAGGGAAATGTTGTTGGCCAGTACAAGATTACATCTGATTGCTTCACCTGGTTTCAGCTGGCAAAGTTgttatttaattttgctttaatttttgtccTGTGAAAGAAAGTAATATTAGTGGAAGAGAAGAGCAACACTTTGTGCAAAGTAAgaaattcattaaaaactgaATGAATGTTATCTGATTGGCTGCAAATAAGGCTAAAATACTGAAGGTGTAAAAGTGTTTATATACAGCTTTGCTTGGAAAGTGTAATACAGTTTCCACAAGATGGCAGCAAAAATTTAGAAAAGTAGAATATGTGTCAGCAAAAGGCTATTTCTACGAGTAGATTTTAATTCTTAAAGAATGTGggatttaaaatcttaaaattagTCCTGAAAATATAGTTTTACCTCAAATTCTAACGTGCAGagctagttttaaaaaaaaacaaacatgcaaaaaaacccaatgaaattacattaaaatgtcCTCCTCCACCCTGACTGTAGCTAATATTTCAACCAGGTCTAATTTGTCTCCATGGTGGTCAAGCAAAATAAGTACGTGACCTAACCTGTCATCAGATCTGTATTGTGTGGGCTTGAGCATCATAAGgaatgatttcttttctttgccttccctAAGTATGTTATAGGatacaataataattttacCTGGCTTTTCatagaaaggaaattttttaaCTCAATTACGAAATTTTACTAAATTCATATATTTCTCTCGTTGCACTCAAAGTCTTGTTCTATTTCTTAGATAAATTTCATGTATTCTTATGTCTTTACTTGAAACTTAATTTCCGTTTATACTTTCAGGGGGCAAATAGCAGAGgattaattacatttttgcaacttaatttcttccaaaaattaATACTTGTTTCTAACTTTGAGGTATTGGATATTTTTTGGTAGTAGTAGGACATATACTCTTTCTTTCAACAATAAGTGTCATGCATGTGAAGAATGTAGATTTGCATTCAGGAAGGATGGAGCCTGTTTAATTAAGTGACTTGACTTGTCTGTGCCTCACTTTCTGAAGGTTTAAGATGAGTATGACGATCCAATTGCCCACTTCATGTgatgcagtatttttttattatttagaatTGCTGTATGATTTACAGCTTTCAGTACAGGACTGCTTGTGTGCAACTCTACTCTgaagagggggggaaagggagaaggaggcAGGTGGCAGGCTGGAGCGGATTCTAGAATACTTTTCGTTGTTGAAAGGGAAGTGCAGGTAAAATTCAGAATGGAAGTGGTGCTGTGGCTTcagaaaaatagattatttttttaaaaatgtaaacaatgaTCAGCAGTGAGACAGAAGAAGGACTGAGTCAGTTGTGGTTATCTTATAGTCTCAATTTCATTGCTTCAACAAAAACAATTGTACTTGCGGTTTTTTTTAACCCCGTACCATGCTCAATCTGGAAGGTCAGACATCAAGCAAGCAGAATCAATGCTATGTTATTTCCCTGTAACAACTGAGCAATAAAAATAGTgtgttttaaagctgtttctctgttgtttttgaTATGCTCTAAATTACCTATACAAAACAACAGGTTTCTCTGCACAATGTTTTTGTTAGTAAATACAAACTCCTCTCACAAGGGCCAGAAGCTTCATTCAAAGTATTCCTGTATTTTAGTGTGAAGAAGGGAGCATTACTCTCTCTTTTCACAAAACTTATTTTATCAATTGTGCTAAATAGGTAGAGTAACACTTTAATAGACAGTGATATAGTCTTTAAGATGAAGCTATTAGTCTGTTAACTGGCAAACCATCTTATTTTCGAAGGTGGAGTTCCTTGTTAGCcactcattttctttcaattattCTGGCAGGAAAAACGTGGCCTCCGAGAACTACGAGTACTTGAAAATCTGAAGAACACAATCTTTGAAACCAATGAACACGTTCTTCCTAAGTGTGAGCAGGCAATGCAGGACAATCTGAGTGAAGCATTCAAGAGATGTAAGCAAGTTGCTTCTTATTTCCCTTGTTGTATCATTTTGAGGAATAATGTAAATAGTTTGGGTTCATAATATGATTTGTGGAAAAATTACCATCCTTGGATAAATTTTCTACCATTTATGTGCATTGTTCTCATTTCTGTGAagttttaaaagggaaataacAGGGAcgttttttgttatttattggTCCAGCCAACACAGCTTTCGCTAAGGTTATGTTAAAGCTTTTTGTTGACTTAAGTAGAAGCTATTTCAGCTCAATCTTTTACAACTCATTAACACACAGGATAGTGCGCCATGTTGGCTAAAGCTATGGACAAAAATTTGGGTTTCTGGTTTGTTGCAAGCATGTTGTGGTGTGACCGTCAAGTTTCTTAATTTTCCCACAGGAGAGCATAATGCTGTCCCCcatgatttaaaacaaaacttgctGGTGTATACCTATGAAATATGCTgctaatattattattattacctttAGTCACAAATAGGGTAGTAGTAATAATTCTTGTATGCTAATCCCAGTTTCATAGTTATAGCcatctaatatattttttattgctcagatttttaaatttgttgcattaatttttcagtatctttttttttcttactcatttAGCAGGATAGCTTCTCAAAAAGATGTTTCAGTGGAGGGTGGCTATCTAGCTTTAGCTGATAGATTTATGCAGTTGAAACGTGCCAGTGTGGGGtttgttattttctgtataGCGTGTTGTGTAAACATTTAATTTCGTATAATGTCTGCATGTGTCAGTTGCCATATAAATAATAGCAAACAGTAGATGATGTTCTACACACAAAATGATTGCAAGGTAATATTTGAAACTTACAATTCAGTCATGGAAATCAGAAATATGTTCAACACTTTCTAAATGGCGTGAACCTTTGATAACCACTCCCTGACTTTCAAATGGTCAGCTGTGCAATAAGTCATTAGTaataggatcacagaatggtcgaggtgggaagggacctctggaggtcagtttgtccaacctccctgctccagcaggggcaGCTAGAGCCAGTCGCCTGGGCTGTGTCCAGTTGGCTTTTGAATACCTCTACAgatggagactctacaacctgtctgggaaacctgtgccagtgtttgaccaccctcacaggaaagaagcattttcttatGTTCAGATGAAACCtcatgtgtttcagtttgttccTACTGCTTCTTCTCCTGTTAGTGAGCACTGTAGAGAAGAGTCTAGCTCCTTCATCTTCATTCCCTTCAACCAGATATTTATTCACATTGATGGGATCCCTCcttgagccttcttttctctgggctgaacagtcccagctctctcagcctcttctcatgtgaaagatgctccagtcccttaatcatttttgtggccatGTGCTGGACTTGCCAGTCCATCTCTTCCATTTACTGGGGGGCCGAGAAGTGGGCACACTACCACAGGTGTGGCcttaccagtgctgagcagaggggagggatcacctcccttgacctgttGGCAATGCTCtttctaatgcagcccagggtgctgttggcctttgtttttttttcctctgaggctATGGTGTTGGTTCTCAGTAGTTCTCCAgatcttccttcttgcccttcttgaagataggaGTCCAGTCTTCAAGAACCTTTCCCAGTTGCAGTGACTTTTCAGAGAGGGAGAGTGGCCTTGtaatgacatcagccagctccctcagcactcaaGGATGCAACCTGTCAGTCCCTGTGGACTTAAGTATTTCCAGTTTGTTTAAGTGCTCCCTAAGCTGGTCCTGCTCCATTGAGGATAAGCTGTCTTTGCTCCAGACTTTCCTCTGGTCTCAGGggcctgggattcctgaaggctGGTCTCCACAGCAGAGGCTAAGGCAAAGAAGGCAGTGAGTACCTTCACCTTTTCCATGTTCTTTGCCATCAGCTCCCTGCTCCATTCAGCTGAGGGCCTGCATTTTCCctagtttttcttctgctgtttatGTACTCATAGAATCCTTACTTGTTGCCCTTCGTGTCTGTCTCCAGATTCAATTCCAAATCCACCTCGGCGCTTCTAACCCTGTCCGTGGATGATCAGACAGCAACTCTATACTCCTCCTGGGTcatctgcccctgcttccacctcctTATACACTTCCTTTTTAAGTCTGAATTGAGTTAGGATCTCCTTGGCtatccatgcaggcctcctgccACCTTTGCTTGATATCCTACTTGTTGGGATGGACCTTTCTTGAGCTTGGAGGTGGTCGTTGAAAAGGGTGCTATGTCCCTTCTGTTACCATCATCCCAGACCCTGGGTTTGGCTACCCTATCcccaacttctttttttaaggaatcaCTCCCTCGTCATTTCTAGTTTAAAGCTGTCCCTACCAGGTTGGCCAGCCTGTGGGCAAAAGTACTTTTTTGCCCTGTTTagtcaggtggatcccatctctCCCAAGCAGCTGTTGATGCTCAGGAGGGGTCTTATGGTTGTAGAAATCAAAACCCTGCTGTCAACACCAACTGTGCAACCAGCTGTTAATCCCAAAGATCCATCAAGTTCCCCTCACCAGGAAGGCTGAGGAGAACATTACCTGGATCCCCATGACTTTGACCTCTGTCCCCAGATCCCTGTAGTCATTCCTGGTATTTCTTAGGTCACCCCTGCAGTACCACTGGTGCCTATGTGGAAGAGCACCAGGGGTAACAGTCCGAGTCTCAGTAGCCTCTCTGCAACATCCCGAATGTGAGCTCCTGGCAAGCAGCAAACCTCCCTAGATGACAAACCATATGAACAGGTGAGGAGAGGAGCCTCCATCCCCTGCCAGGGGGAGTCTGCTACAACTATCGATTGCCACTGTCTTCTTGTGGCACTGAGTGGCTCAGGCTCAGCCACCAGATGGTCCAGTTCACAGTGCTCCCAGCTCACAGTGCTCCCAGCTCCTCATCAGCTACCAGGGCAGCGAACCTGTTCTGTAACTAGAGGTCCTCACGGGGGCAGGAGCCTACCTACTGCTGTGGTAAGTCTCCAGCTTTAAGATGATGATAAATAAGTAAGGTGTTTCTCGATACTAGGATGTGTTAGTGGGAGAAATGACTGctttggggaaattagtttctTTAAGTCTGCATTAATTAAGTGTTAAataagttaggaaaaaaaatgcgTAAGAATACAGTTCCTATTTCCATTGACAAGTTTTTCTAGGCTTAGTCTCATGAGAGCAAGAGGCTGGCTCCAGCATAACGATGTTCTCCATGTAGGTTGTTTATATTAAATCACTTTTTACAtttgatggggaaaaaataaattaaaaaagaaaaactttaatACATAGAGCCTGGTCACCTGTTTCTACTTACTGACTTGAGAGGTTTTTTTGATGTCTTCTGAGGTGCTGAGTAGTGCACTCTAGCTCGTCAGCAACACTAAGGAATATGGGCACAAGAGAACCTAGCTGCCTTTCTCCTTTTGGCTTCTAGAATGCACAGCTTGGTTGATATGTCTACATACAGTTATCAGTGTAAAGCATTTTCTGCAAGTCTGGCAAATCTTCTTCATGTAGAGTGAAGTGACGCAGTGGAATATAATCTTTGACTTGCAACAGCCTCATGTCTTTGAATCCCTTTCAGGCAAGTTTCTCTTTGATTTGGAACAGCAGACTGATCTACTGCAATTTGTTATTTCAGTGCAAGCTGCCAACGATATGATCCATAGACTCCAAGAGAGGGAGCATGAAGAGAGGAAGGTAAAGGATGGATGGATAGATTTTTATAATGTGACCTAAGTAAGAGTCCTGTGCTTCTGCAGCAAGTCTGCATGCCTTCAGGATAGCACATTTTTCTCTACTTTATATACTTGCAGTAAAACTTCTTTTGGGGTGGTTTCTGCACTTATAAAATGCAAACTGCAGTGGCATATATGTTCTAGTACTGCAAAGTGAATGGATCACTAGCTCTTCCTACAATCTCCTGATGTATGGAAacgatttttttttatttcctttgctttattttccctccTAGCTCAGAATATAATATTTGTCATATACAGGGAAAgcttaaatatattaaaaaaattattttatgtggAACAAAAAACACCTACTAACCTACCAGAATGGAAATGTAAATCTTTCCTAGTTAGCTGAGAACATTCACCATATTATATATATTGCATGTTGAAAAGGAAGTGTGTTTTTCACTTGTGGATAGGTTGTTTAATGAAGGGCTATATTATAGGAACATGCGAATCATTGGAATCTTTTCAGTTGGCTACACTTTGCTCATTTGAAATACATGTGC contains the following coding sequences:
- the BLOC1S5 gene encoding biogenesis of lysosome-related organelles complex 1 subunit 5, with the protein product MSGAVTASPGRSGAAPLPAHRRREALAAGSPIQPIIKDVGEIYSRLLDHRPVIQGEIRYFVKEFEEKRGLRELRVLENLKNTIFETNEHVLPKCEQAMQDNLSEAFKRLQAANDMIHRLQEREHEERKLHADKLMAREEKRIAHWDEFIKEQGNKQAEVDEEHRKAMERLREQYSEMEKELAKYVSF